The following coding sequences lie in one Haladaptatus sp. DJG-WS-42 genomic window:
- the cysE gene encoding serine O-acetyltransferase — translation MFSQLSEDIHTAIENDPAAKSTAEALTYPGVHALLFHRLAHALHTRGFRVTARIISQFARFLTGIEIHPGATIGRRLFIDHGMGVVIGETAIIGDDVVMFHGVTLGGTSSNPKKRHPTIGNNVLLGANATLLGPIEVGDGAQVGAGGVVLTDVAPDTTVVGVPAEPVED, via the coding sequence ATGTTCAGCCAACTTTCCGAAGACATTCACACCGCAATCGAAAACGACCCGGCCGCAAAGAGCACCGCAGAGGCGCTTACCTACCCCGGCGTCCACGCACTCCTGTTTCACCGCCTCGCCCACGCGCTGCACACCCGCGGCTTTCGCGTGACCGCCCGCATCATTTCGCAGTTCGCCCGCTTTCTCACCGGCATCGAAATCCATCCCGGCGCGACAATCGGGCGACGACTGTTCATCGACCACGGCATGGGCGTCGTCATCGGTGAAACCGCAATCATCGGCGACGACGTGGTCATGTTCCACGGCGTGACGCTCGGCGGCACGTCATCGAATCCGAAAAAGCGCCACCCGACCATCGGGAACAACGTATTGCTCGGCGCGAACGCGACGTTGCTTGGCCCCATCGAAGTCGGTGACGGCGCGCAGGTCGGCGCTGGTGGCGTCGTTCTCACTGACGTGGCCCCAGACACCACCGTCGTTGGTGTTCCCGCCGAGCCCGTAGAGGACTAG
- a CDS encoding DNA-3-methyladenine glycosylase 2 family protein, which translates to MTDAYAHLRTDSTLAALIDEHGEIAVERADDPFARLVTAIINQQLSVQSAAAIRGRLFDRYEITPDGIRAADEEGLRECGLSSQKIRYVRNIAAHFEDGVSHDYFAPMSDEEVIDDLTEITGVGVWTAKMFLMSVLAREDVFPVEDLGIRNGMTKLYDLEDEQAMVEKADDWRPYRSYASRYVWRAID; encoded by the coding sequence GTGACCGACGCATACGCCCATCTGCGAACGGACTCGACGCTCGCCGCGCTGATTGACGAACACGGCGAGATTGCCGTAGAGCGAGCCGACGACCCCTTTGCTCGCCTCGTGACCGCAATCATCAACCAACAGCTCTCGGTGCAGTCTGCGGCCGCCATCCGCGGGCGGCTGTTCGACCGCTACGAAATCACACCAGACGGCATCCGCGCGGCGGATGAAGAAGGGCTCAGAGAATGCGGCCTGTCGAGTCAGAAAATCCGCTACGTGCGCAACATCGCAGCCCACTTCGAAGACGGCGTCTCCCACGACTACTTCGCGCCGATGAGCGACGAGGAAGTCATCGATGACTTGACCGAGATTACCGGCGTCGGCGTTTGGACGGCGAAGATGTTCCTCATGTCCGTCCTCGCCCGCGAGGACGTGTTCCCGGTCGAAGACTTGGGAATCAGAAACGGGATGACCAAACTCTACGACCTCGAAGACGAGCAGGCGATGGTTGAGAAAGCAGACGACTGGCGACCGTATCGCAGCTATGCGAGTCGCTACGTCTGGCGCGCTATCGACTGA
- a CDS encoding NUDIX domain-containing protein — translation MSIRTAARAVVIEDGRLLVTENETDTNRWYLTPGGGQQAGETLHDTLRREVREEVGIEVTVGPLVAVQEFIPEKHGRPDGQQQTNFLFRCERTGGTVESANDDDPYQIGCTWLRITDLETEAFFPKGLTPLLKADEPEKMPVYLGETR, via the coding sequence ATGTCCATCAGAACCGCCGCCCGCGCCGTCGTCATCGAAGACGGACGGCTCCTCGTCACCGAAAATGAGACCGACACCAACCGCTGGTATCTGACACCGGGTGGCGGCCAACAGGCAGGCGAGACGCTCCACGACACCCTCCGCCGTGAAGTGCGCGAAGAAGTCGGTATCGAGGTAACGGTGGGGCCGCTGGTCGCCGTCCAAGAGTTCATCCCAGAAAAACACGGCCGACCGGATGGCCAGCAGCAAACGAATTTTCTGTTTCGGTGTGAACGCACTGGCGGCACAGTCGAATCTGCAAACGACGACGACCCGTACCAGATTGGCTGTACGTGGCTCCGCATCACCGACCTCGAAACGGAGGCGTTTTTCCCGAAGGGACTGACGCCGCTGTTGAAGGCCGACGAACCAGAAAAAATGCCGGTCTATCTCGGCGAGACGCGGTAG
- a CDS encoding RimK family alpha-L-glutamate ligase produces MTGDITVGVLSTHNSKETKAILNAVDDLGYDTEWLRDENTQVDIVDGEISFKPDVDIIANRLLLSNVEQPAERLGLAMTFEKLRPMLNKPMATMTAMHKFAAAAALSSNGVSVPDALLALSSDNLNAGRDRFGEEAVYKTAIGTHGGGTWRVDLDDPVNPKVGTRQAFLQKLIERDGERHRDLRVYVVGDEIIGAMNRYAPEDDWRTNVALGGDVEDASQRLPDEVREMALKSKEIIGLDYAGVDIVEGEDGWYVLEVNPTAGFKGLYEATGRSAAPYIAKLAIEAAGGDVDQERVRELSATLDDSVPACKPRRAQKAPSEPLVVGYTEEVLISGTRGSQSILAKSDTGAKRTSIDAQLAAEIGTGPIKNIVRVKSGSLKSGRSRPVVDLVVGIGGTQHTVTASIEDRSHMDYPLLLGRDILKHYHVDVRRLAEEDFSEDEEEEQDIEE; encoded by the coding sequence ATGACTGGCGACATCACTGTGGGCGTCTTGAGCACGCATAACAGCAAAGAGACAAAAGCGATTCTCAACGCTGTTGACGACCTTGGCTACGATACCGAATGGCTGCGTGATGAAAACACGCAGGTTGACATCGTTGACGGCGAAATCTCGTTCAAACCGGACGTTGACATCATCGCGAACCGCCTCCTCCTCTCGAACGTAGAGCAACCGGCAGAACGCCTCGGCCTCGCCATGACGTTCGAGAAGCTTCGGCCGATGCTCAACAAACCAATGGCGACGATGACGGCGATGCACAAGTTCGCCGCCGCCGCCGCACTCTCCTCGAACGGCGTCTCCGTTCCGGACGCCCTCCTCGCGCTGTCGAGCGACAACCTGAACGCGGGCCGCGACCGATTCGGTGAGGAAGCGGTCTACAAAACCGCCATCGGCACCCACGGCGGTGGGACGTGGCGCGTTGACCTGGACGACCCCGTCAACCCGAAAGTCGGGACCCGGCAGGCGTTCCTCCAGAAGCTCATCGAGCGCGACGGCGAGCGCCACCGAGACCTGCGTGTCTACGTCGTCGGCGACGAGATTATCGGCGCGATGAACCGCTATGCGCCCGAAGACGATTGGCGGACGAACGTCGCCCTTGGCGGTGACGTCGAAGACGCGAGCCAGCGCCTCCCCGACGAAGTGCGCGAGATGGCGCTCAAATCCAAGGAAATCATCGGCCTCGACTACGCCGGTGTGGACATCGTCGAAGGTGAAGACGGCTGGTACGTCCTCGAAGTCAACCCGACCGCTGGGTTCAAAGGCCTCTACGAGGCAACCGGCCGCAGTGCCGCGCCGTACATCGCCAAACTCGCCATCGAAGCCGCGGGCGGCGACGTCGACCAAGAGCGCGTTCGCGAACTCTCTGCGACGCTCGACGACTCGGTGCCCGCCTGCAAACCACGTCGCGCCCAGAAGGCACCCTCCGAGCCGCTCGTGGTTGGCTACACTGAGGAAGTGCTTATCTCGGGAACGCGTGGCAGTCAGAGCATCCTCGCGAAGTCCGACACGGGCGCAAAGCGCACCTCGATTGACGCGCAACTCGCCGCGGAAATCGGGACTGGCCCAATCAAGAACATCGTCCGTGTCAAATCCGGTAGCCTGAAATCTGGGCGCTCTCGCCCGGTCGTCGACCTTGTCGTCGGGATTGGCGGCACCCAACACACCGTCACCGCAAGCATCGAAGACCGTAGTCACATGGACTACCCACTGCTCCTTGGGCGGGACATCCTCAAGCACTACCACGTCGACGTGCGCCGTCTCGCAGAAGAGGACTTCTCCGAAGACGAAGAAGAAGAGCAGGATATAGAGGAGTAA
- a CDS encoding succinylglutamate desuccinylase/aspartoacylase family protein codes for MSNAAPPFTFDGGRVDPGETRNFRYTVSETYLGDPVRIPVTIVNGEHPGPTAFVGAATHGDELNGIEVVREVAHEWDHTNLHGTIVCIPVMNVPAFIAQQRYLPIYDRDLNRSFPGNDYGTSAKRMANRIFKNFIEPCDFALDFHTSTRGRTNMLHVRGDMANEKVARLSRAFASNVILSGSAPDGSLRGEATRYGVPCITIEMGEAHRFQRELIDRALEGVESVFAEYGMRPTKSVHWPGWRTIIEDTSEKTWLRADAGGLVDMHYERGALVYEGDRICKITNPFKTDTSEIEAPFTGLLVGVLENPLVYPGNPICHLVKLDETTQRALEREQTAAMKAVHESEQS; via the coding sequence ATGTCAAACGCGGCACCGCCGTTTACATTCGACGGCGGCCGGGTCGACCCCGGCGAGACGCGAAACTTTCGGTACACTGTGAGCGAGACCTATCTCGGAGATCCGGTACGCATTCCGGTGACAATTGTCAATGGCGAGCACCCCGGTCCGACGGCATTCGTCGGGGCTGCTACCCACGGCGACGAGCTAAACGGCATCGAGGTTGTCCGAGAAGTCGCCCACGAGTGGGACCACACGAATCTCCACGGCACAATCGTCTGTATCCCCGTGATGAACGTCCCCGCGTTCATTGCTCAACAGCGCTATCTCCCCATCTACGACCGTGACCTGAACCGCTCGTTCCCGGGTAACGACTACGGGACGAGCGCGAAACGGATGGCCAATCGCATTTTCAAGAACTTCATCGAGCCGTGTGACTTCGCACTCGACTTTCACACCTCGACGCGCGGCCGGACGAACATGCTCCACGTCCGCGGCGACATGGCCAATGAGAAGGTCGCTCGCCTATCCCGGGCGTTCGCGTCGAACGTCATCCTCTCCGGGTCGGCACCAGACGGCTCGCTGCGCGGAGAAGCCACCCGCTACGGCGTGCCCTGTATCACCATCGAGATGGGCGAAGCCCACCGTTTCCAGCGCGAACTCATCGACCGCGCACTCGAAGGCGTCGAGAGCGTGTTCGCAGAGTACGGCATGCGCCCGACCAAATCCGTCCACTGGCCCGGCTGGCGGACGATCATCGAGGACACGAGCGAGAAGACGTGGCTGCGGGCAGACGCTGGCGGCCTCGTCGATATGCACTACGAACGCGGAGCGCTCGTCTACGAGGGCGACCGCATCTGTAAGATTACGAATCCGTTCAAGACAGACACCTCGGAGATCGAAGCGCCCTTCACGGGCCTGCTCGTCGGCGTGCTCGAAAACCCGCTCGTGTACCCCGGAAATCCGATTTGCCACCTCGTGAAACTGGACGAAACCACCCAACGCGCGCTCGAACGCGAGCAGACCGCGGCGATGAAGGCCGTCCACGAGAGCGAGCAGTCCTAA
- the sdhC gene encoding succinate dehydrogenase, cytochrome b556 subunit: MSQSYNRGLIEDFGRWREFSAGMWAWIFHKFTGWVLIGYLFTHIAVLSTATASDPALYTQTLQGLESLMLVRFLEVGLLAVAVFHILNGLRLLFVDLGVGLEAEDKSFYASLILTGAIVVASVPTFMHGVF, translated from the coding sequence ATGAGTCAGTCTTACAACCGTGGCCTCATCGAGGACTTCGGCCGCTGGCGGGAGTTCTCCGCCGGGATGTGGGCTTGGATTTTCCACAAGTTCACCGGCTGGGTTCTTATTGGCTATCTCTTCACGCACATTGCCGTGTTGAGCACTGCAACCGCCAGCGACCCCGCGTTATACACTCAGACACTGCAGGGATTGGAGAGCCTGATGCTCGTCCGATTCCTCGAAGTCGGGTTGCTCGCGGTGGCCGTGTTCCACATCCTCAATGGCCTCAGATTGCTGTTCGTTGACCTCGGCGTCGGCCTCGAAGCCGAGGACAAGAGTTTCTACGCATCGCTCATCTTGACCGGTGCAATCGTCGTCGCAAGCGTGCCGACGTTCATGCACGGGGTGTTCTAA
- a CDS encoding succinate dehydrogenase hydrophobic membrane anchor subunit — protein MAERYSSFEYGGTRWLLQRLTAAFLVVVLAFHFMLLHFANLPSEITIAQTAQRMQQPGYFVTMVLFLVTATFHGVNGVYNALVNQGLKGTQKSVVKYVLIIAGLALTAQGIRVAIAMTGVSL, from the coding sequence ATGGCAGAACGCTACTCCTCGTTCGAGTACGGTGGCACCCGCTGGCTGCTCCAGCGGCTGACGGCCGCCTTCCTCGTCGTCGTGCTTGCCTTCCACTTCATGCTTCTGCACTTTGCGAATCTCCCGTCTGAGATTACGATTGCCCAGACAGCCCAACGGATGCAGCAACCGGGCTACTTCGTCACGATGGTGCTGTTCCTCGTGACGGCAACGTTCCACGGCGTAAACGGCGTCTACAACGCGCTCGTGAACCAGGGCTTAAAGGGCACGCAGAAATCTGTCGTCAAGTACGTCCTCATCATCGCCGGACTCGCGCTGACCGCACAGGGCATCCGCGTGGCGATTGCAATGACCGGGGTGAGCCTCTAA
- a CDS encoding succinate dehydrogenase/fumarate reductase iron-sulfur subunit, giving the protein MSTQIPETESESEELAQSSKPEHQQRRMAEKRERRVEREAEAEADAAAFDETIHLKVFRYDPEVEGKKEPRFDDFHVPFKQGMTVLDALMQARDIFDSSLTFRHSCRQAICGSDAMFVNGKQRLCCKTQISDLSEPVRVEPLPHQEVVKDLVVDMEHFYDQMESVEPYFQTNDLPAGEEQRQTRENREKVKMSTRCIWCGACMSSCNIAAGDNEYLGPAALNKAYRFAMDEREGEDMKQHRLQIIEEEHGVWRCQTQFSCTNVCPKDIPLTEHIQELKREAVKNNLKFW; this is encoded by the coding sequence ATGAGCACGCAAATTCCCGAAACTGAATCCGAATCAGAAGAGCTAGCACAGTCCTCGAAGCCAGAACACCAACAGCGCCGTATGGCCGAGAAACGCGAACGACGGGTCGAACGCGAGGCAGAAGCAGAAGCCGACGCCGCCGCGTTCGACGAGACCATCCACCTGAAGGTCTTCCGCTACGACCCGGAAGTCGAAGGCAAGAAAGAGCCGCGCTTCGACGACTTCCACGTCCCGTTCAAACAGGGCATGACGGTTCTCGACGCGCTCATGCAGGCGCGCGACATCTTCGACTCCAGTCTCACGTTCCGTCACTCGTGTCGTCAAGCCATCTGTGGCTCCGACGCGATGTTCGTAAACGGCAAACAGCGTCTGTGTTGTAAGACCCAAATCTCGGATCTTTCTGAGCCAGTTCGCGTCGAACCGCTCCCTCACCAAGAGGTCGTCAAAGACCTCGTCGTGGACATGGAGCACTTCTACGACCAGATGGAGTCGGTCGAACCGTACTTCCAGACGAACGACCTGCCCGCTGGCGAAGAACAGCGCCAGACCCGCGAGAACCGCGAGAAGGTCAAGATGTCCACGCGCTGTATCTGGTGTGGCGCGTGTATGTCCTCGTGTAACATCGCCGCTGGCGACAACGAGTATCTCGGCCCGGCCGCGCTCAACAAGGCCTACCGCTTTGCGATGGACGAGCGCGAGGGCGAGGACATGAAACAGCACCGCCTGCAGATTATCGAAGAGGAGCACGGCGTCTGGCGCTGTCAGACCCAGTTCTCCTGTACGAACGTCTGCCCGAAAGACATCCCGCTTACCGAGCACATTCAGGAACTCAAGCGAGAAGCGGTCAAGAACAACCTGAAATTCTGGTAA